One segment of Xiphias gladius isolate SHS-SW01 ecotype Sanya breed wild chromosome 1, ASM1685928v1, whole genome shotgun sequence DNA contains the following:
- the mthfs gene encoding 5,10-methenyltetrahydrofolate synthetase (5-formyltetrahydrofolate cyclo-ligase) isoform X2, producing the protein MDDEVHTEEIIKDMFKWGKSCFIPRYKIGSSHMDMLQLNSLQDMEMLPLTSWNIQQPAEDDNSRDEALASGGLDLILMPGLGFDKLGKRLGRGKGFYDTYLERCIRHPKGKPYTIALAFKEQLCQEIPVDDNDVLIDEVLYEADE; encoded by the exons ATGGATGATGAAGTACACACTGAGGAAATCATCAAAGACATGTTTAAATGGGGCAAAAGCTGCTTCATCCCCAGATACAAGATCGGCAGCAGCCATATGGACATGTTGCAGCTCAACAGTCTGCAGGACATGGAGATGCTGCCTCTGACATCCTGGAACATCCAACAGCCTGCTGAAGATGACAACAGCAGAGACGAAGCACTGGCTTCAG GAGGCCTGGACCTGATCTTGATGCCAGGCCTGGGTTTTGACAAGTTGGGGAAGCGTCTGGGACGAGGGAAAGGCTTCTACGACACATACTTGGAACGCTGTATCAGACACCCCAAAGGAAAGCCCTATACCATCGCCTTGGCCTTCAAAGAGCAGCTGTGTCAGGAAATCCCTGTCGATGACAATGACGTGCTCATTGATGAAGTCCTGTATGAGGCTGATGAGTAG
- the mthfs gene encoding 5,10-methenyltetrahydrofolate synthetase (5-formyltetrahydrofolate cyclo-ligase) isoform X1, which translates to MAALRAAKQALRKEIKRRVAALSDGEKQRQSLVVSQKLFRHPKYVSSKRIAVFLSMDDEVHTEEIIKDMFKWGKSCFIPRYKIGSSHMDMLQLNSLQDMEMLPLTSWNIQQPAEDDNSRDEALASGGLDLILMPGLGFDKLGKRLGRGKGFYDTYLERCIRHPKGKPYTIALAFKEQLCQEIPVDDNDVLIDEVLYEADE; encoded by the exons ATGGCTGCCTTGCGAGCAGCAAAGCAAGCTCTGAGGAAAGAAATAAAGCGGCGGGTTGCAGCGCTGAGTGACGGGGAGAAACAGCGACAATCTCTAGTCGTTTCACAGAAG ctgttCAGACACCCCAAGTATGTGTCCTCTAAGCGGATTGCAGTGTTCCTCAGCATGGATGATGAAGTACACACTGAGGAAATCATCAAAGACATGTTTAAATGGGGCAAAAGCTGCTTCATCCCCAGATACAAGATCGGCAGCAGCCATATGGACATGTTGCAGCTCAACAGTCTGCAGGACATGGAGATGCTGCCTCTGACATCCTGGAACATCCAACAGCCTGCTGAAGATGACAACAGCAGAGACGAAGCACTGGCTTCAG GAGGCCTGGACCTGATCTTGATGCCAGGCCTGGGTTTTGACAAGTTGGGGAAGCGTCTGGGACGAGGGAAAGGCTTCTACGACACATACTTGGAACGCTGTATCAGACACCCCAAAGGAAAGCCCTATACCATCGCCTTGGCCTTCAAAGAGCAGCTGTGTCAGGAAATCCCTGTCGATGACAATGACGTGCTCATTGATGAAGTCCTGTATGAGGCTGATGAGTAG
- the zfand6 gene encoding AN1-type zinc finger protein 6 isoform X1 — protein MLSVEKRRERVAEREFGTIIERRDMPQEINQSQAPLLCSTGCGFYGSARNNGMCSMCYKDFLQKQNSNGCVSPQGSSSTDSRIGEFLLAQCSDNTTVTSPAAIFPAHTDSRHCSGPTSASATSTEGSTSGAKTSLTAGFLQRSELSVDTPVKTEEKSKAKKNRCFTCQKKVGLTGFDCRCGNVFCSSHRYSDIHNCTFDYKADAAEKIRKDNPIVVREKIQKI, from the exons ATGTTGTCTGTTGAGAAACGAAGAGAAAGAGTCGCAGAGAGGGAATTCGGGACAATAATTGAG AGGAGGGACATGCCACAGGAGATCAACCAGAGCCAggctcctctgctctgttccACAGGCTGTGGTTTCTATGGCAGCGCCCGGAATAATGGCATGTGTTCCATGTGCTACAAAGACTTCCtccaaaaacagaacagcaatGGATGTGTTAGCCCACAAG GTTCGTCTTCTACTGACAGCCGAATTGGAGAGTTTCTCCTAGCACAGTGCTCTGACAATACTACAGTCACTTCACCAGCAGCCATATTCCCAGCCCACACAGACTCCAGACACTGCAG TGGACCAACATCTGCCTCAGCAACCTCAACAGAAGGGAGTACCTCAGGAGCAAAGACCAGTCTGACAGCTGGCTTTTTACAAA GGTCTGAACTATCAGTGGACACACCCgtaaagacagaggagaagtCAAAAGCCAAGAAGAACCGCTGCTTCACCTGCCAAAAGAAAGTTGGTCTGACAG GCTTTGACTGCAGATGTGGAAATGTATTCTGCAGCTCGCACCGGTACTCCGACATTCACAACTGCACCTTTGACTACAAAGCTGATGCTGCAGAGAAGATCAGGAAGGATAACCCCATCGTTGTCCGAGAGAAGATCCAGAAGATCTAA
- the zfand6 gene encoding AN1-type zinc finger protein 6 isoform X2: MKRRDMPQEINQSQAPLLCSTGCGFYGSARNNGMCSMCYKDFLQKQNSNGCVSPQGSSSTDSRIGEFLLAQCSDNTTVTSPAAIFPAHTDSRHCSGPTSASATSTEGSTSGAKTSLTAGFLQRSELSVDTPVKTEEKSKAKKNRCFTCQKKVGLTGFDCRCGNVFCSSHRYSDIHNCTFDYKADAAEKIRKDNPIVVREKIQKI; this comes from the exons ATGAAG AGGAGGGACATGCCACAGGAGATCAACCAGAGCCAggctcctctgctctgttccACAGGCTGTGGTTTCTATGGCAGCGCCCGGAATAATGGCATGTGTTCCATGTGCTACAAAGACTTCCtccaaaaacagaacagcaatGGATGTGTTAGCCCACAAG GTTCGTCTTCTACTGACAGCCGAATTGGAGAGTTTCTCCTAGCACAGTGCTCTGACAATACTACAGTCACTTCACCAGCAGCCATATTCCCAGCCCACACAGACTCCAGACACTGCAG TGGACCAACATCTGCCTCAGCAACCTCAACAGAAGGGAGTACCTCAGGAGCAAAGACCAGTCTGACAGCTGGCTTTTTACAAA GGTCTGAACTATCAGTGGACACACCCgtaaagacagaggagaagtCAAAAGCCAAGAAGAACCGCTGCTTCACCTGCCAAAAGAAAGTTGGTCTGACAG GCTTTGACTGCAGATGTGGAAATGTATTCTGCAGCTCGCACCGGTACTCCGACATTCACAACTGCACCTTTGACTACAAAGCTGATGCTGCAGAGAAGATCAGGAAGGATAACCCCATCGTTGTCCGAGAGAAGATCCAGAAGATCTAA
- the zfand6 gene encoding AN1-type zinc finger protein 6 isoform X3, which produces MPQEINQSQAPLLCSTGCGFYGSARNNGMCSMCYKDFLQKQNSNGCVSPQGSSSTDSRIGEFLLAQCSDNTTVTSPAAIFPAHTDSRHCSGPTSASATSTEGSTSGAKTSLTAGFLQRSELSVDTPVKTEEKSKAKKNRCFTCQKKVGLTGFDCRCGNVFCSSHRYSDIHNCTFDYKADAAEKIRKDNPIVVREKIQKI; this is translated from the exons ATGCCACAGGAGATCAACCAGAGCCAggctcctctgctctgttccACAGGCTGTGGTTTCTATGGCAGCGCCCGGAATAATGGCATGTGTTCCATGTGCTACAAAGACTTCCtccaaaaacagaacagcaatGGATGTGTTAGCCCACAAG GTTCGTCTTCTACTGACAGCCGAATTGGAGAGTTTCTCCTAGCACAGTGCTCTGACAATACTACAGTCACTTCACCAGCAGCCATATTCCCAGCCCACACAGACTCCAGACACTGCAG TGGACCAACATCTGCCTCAGCAACCTCAACAGAAGGGAGTACCTCAGGAGCAAAGACCAGTCTGACAGCTGGCTTTTTACAAA GGTCTGAACTATCAGTGGACACACCCgtaaagacagaggagaagtCAAAAGCCAAGAAGAACCGCTGCTTCACCTGCCAAAAGAAAGTTGGTCTGACAG GCTTTGACTGCAGATGTGGAAATGTATTCTGCAGCTCGCACCGGTACTCCGACATTCACAACTGCACCTTTGACTACAAAGCTGATGCTGCAGAGAAGATCAGGAAGGATAACCCCATCGTTGTCCGAGAGAAGATCCAGAAGATCTAA